A window of the Nitrosopumilus ureiphilus genome harbors these coding sequences:
- a CDS encoding J domain-containing protein codes for MVESNYDILGIVEGSTEKEIRDAFRRLALQYHSDRGGENDQFIKIKQAYEDLKIGKKYPDTDIEKIKNSRVYSGDSEADIRRKNQILGQELSKEMKTAEEWAAALNRSNTTGTRLFGSKTLGEIELERKANGALSIKGNFMAGNLTYNGSVIMQGSITSPSWTQEFKTNIHLTSGDFKFIDPIENKYRIDNGATIIVDNGNIIVGNIFGRKFRVEDPDGKVGIFQIQEHRTHISAPKGKVIAENLVNTVSVEADSVIVLNVEDDVKISAREILIYGGKFTYDSIIELKQGGLIRFFENFSIQGLSGDAIIKLENGKKIRLFDLKTKKIRDLADEFVLNKENYGKDDTLVGHGFTITYDMLDNLSKKPSKKQSSWKSKFSFSKN; via the coding sequence ATGGTGGAAAGTAATTATGATATTTTAGGAATAGTGGAAGGCTCTACAGAGAAGGAAATTAGAGATGCCTTTAGACGATTAGCTCTTCAATATCATTCAGATCGTGGAGGAGAAAACGATCAATTTATCAAAATTAAACAAGCATATGAAGATCTCAAAATTGGTAAAAAATATCCTGATACAGATATTGAAAAAATAAAAAATTCAAGAGTGTATTCTGGTGATTCTGAAGCTGATATTAGAAGAAAAAATCAGATCTTAGGTCAAGAATTATCAAAAGAAATGAAAACTGCTGAAGAATGGGCCGCAGCTTTGAACAGATCAAATACTACTGGAACAAGACTGTTTGGATCAAAAACTCTTGGAGAAATTGAACTTGAACGAAAAGCAAATGGTGCATTATCAATTAAAGGAAATTTCATGGCTGGAAATCTAACTTACAATGGTTCAGTAATCATGCAAGGAAGTATTACAAGTCCATCATGGACGCAGGAATTTAAAACAAACATTCATCTCACTTCAGGAGATTTCAAATTTATTGATCCTATAGAAAATAAATACAGAATTGATAATGGTGCTACAATTATTGTAGATAATGGAAACATTATAGTTGGAAATATTTTTGGTAGAAAGTTCAGAGTAGAAGATCCGGACGGAAAAGTTGGGATATTTCAAATTCAAGAGCATAGAACACACATTTCAGCTCCTAAAGGAAAAGTTATTGCTGAAAATCTTGTAAATACAGTATCTGTTGAGGCCGATTCTGTTATTGTTCTTAATGTAGAAGATGATGTAAAAATCTCTGCGCGTGAAATTTTGATCTATGGGGGAAAATTCACATATGATTCTATAATTGAATTGAAACAAGGTGGTTTAATTCGATTTTTTGAAAACTTTTCAATTCAAGGATTAAGTGGTGATGCAATAATCAAACTTGAAAATGGCAAAAAAATTAGATTGTTTGATCTAAAAACCAAAAAAATTAGAGATTTAGCTGATGAGTTTGTGCTCAATAAGGAAAATTATGGAAAAGATGATACATTAGTAGGACATGGATTTACAATTACTTATGATATGCTAGATAATCTCTCAAAAAAACCATCTAAAAAACAAAGTAGTTGGAAATCAAAATTTAGTTTTTCAAAAAATTAA
- a CDS encoding universal stress protein — translation MAKFNKILVPLDGSANSIRGLDRAIEIAKGGNAEITGFYVFHLPITAGIKYTQKMKDEAQKKAVKAIGPAMNRAQKAGATFKYKTGGGHTGSEIVKFAQNGKFDMIVIGARGVGGAKETFLGSTSNYVMHKTKIPVLVVK, via the coding sequence ATGGCTAAATTCAATAAAATTCTGGTACCTCTTGATGGTTCTGCAAACTCAATTAGAGGATTAGATAGAGCAATTGAAATTGCAAAAGGTGGTAATGCTGAAATCACTGGATTCTATGTATTTCATTTACCAATAACAGCAGGAATAAAATATACACAAAAAATGAAAGATGAAGCACAGAAAAAAGCTGTCAAAGCAATTGGTCCTGCAATGAATAGAGCTCAAAAGGCTGGTGCCACGTTCAAATACAAAACTGGCGGTGGTCATACCGGATCTGAAATTGTCAAATTTGCACAAAACGGAAAATTTGACATGATAGTTATTGGCGCAAGAGGCGTAGGTGGAGCTAAGGAAACATTCCTTGGAAGTACCTCAAATTATGTCATGCACAAAACAAAGATTCCTGTATTAGTAGTAAAATAG
- a CDS encoding CBS domain-containing protein yields the protein MSISQIANKPISILKNSTISDAIRMLLNTKISRLIVIDDGKHVGIITEKDIGLFLFSETSMQGLDDIPITKIMKPIEFVDQELNHKDSAKIMVEKGISSLAVGENGEVRGIITKSDLISFVAQNFSGKKKVVDFMTHDYEFTHTAAPLYKVVRKMLEKKISRIIVKNQNEEAVGIISFRDLFRISIELGSEEDYSGFNLSQNIRRGFLSEEGFGNISLARDVMTKGLITVKFNEDLGVACEILLENNVSGLVVLDGNDSISGIFSKTDVTRALASI from the coding sequence TTGTCAATATCACAAATAGCAAACAAACCGATTTCAATTCTAAAAAATTCAACAATTTCAGATGCAATTAGAATGCTATTGAATACAAAAATTAGCAGGTTAATTGTTATTGATGATGGAAAACATGTTGGAATAATCACAGAGAAAGACATAGGATTGTTTTTATTTTCAGAAACTTCAATGCAGGGACTTGATGACATACCTATTACTAAAATTATGAAACCAATAGAGTTTGTAGATCAGGAATTAAATCACAAAGATTCAGCGAAAATTATGGTTGAAAAAGGAATTAGCTCATTAGCAGTTGGAGAAAATGGGGAGGTTAGAGGAATTATTACAAAAAGCGATTTAATATCATTTGTTGCTCAAAACTTTTCAGGTAAAAAGAAAGTTGTAGACTTTATGACTCATGATTATGAATTTACTCATACTGCTGCTCCGTTGTATAAAGTTGTAAGGAAAATGTTAGAAAAAAAGATCTCAAGAATTATTGTGAAAAATCAAAATGAAGAAGCAGTTGGAATTATATCGTTTAGAGATTTATTTAGAATTTCAATAGAACTTGGTAGTGAAGAGGATTATTCTGGATTTAATCTTTCACAGAACATTAGACGGGGATTTCTATCTGAAGAGGGATTTGGAAATATTTCTTTGGCAAGAGATGTAATGACTAAAGGATTAATCACTGTAAAATTTAATGAAGATTTAGGCGTAGCATGTGAAATTCTCTTGGAAAATAATGTTAGTGGTTTAGTTGTTCTTGATGGCAATGATAGTATTTCAGGAATTTTTAGTAAGACTGATGTAACAAGAGCTCTTGCATCAATATGA
- a CDS encoding VIT1/CCC1 transporter family protein: protein MKWYFDDFVYGSIDGAVTTFAIVAGVVGASLSPGIILILGFANLFADGFSMATANYQASKARNEFVQMKRRQEEWEIDNLAEQERNEIREIYREKGFKDELLEDVVRIITSRRKVWIDTMMKEELGLIEDERNPFDSSVSTFVGFNIIGLIPLIPFMIFMMIGIDPNSEAFTYSTVSVLAAFFLVGMIKGKIVKKSMMRSGIITLIIGGIAASVAYMVGHGLNFLVS, encoded by the coding sequence ATGAAATGGTATTTCGATGATTTTGTTTATGGCTCAATTGATGGTGCTGTAACAACTTTTGCTATAGTTGCAGGAGTAGTTGGAGCATCATTATCTCCAGGAATTATTTTAATTTTAGGATTTGCAAATTTATTTGCAGATGGATTTTCAATGGCCACTGCAAATTATCAAGCATCAAAGGCAAGAAATGAATTTGTTCAAATGAAGAGGAGACAAGAAGAATGGGAGATTGATAATCTAGCAGAACAAGAAAGAAACGAGATAAGAGAGATTTATAGAGAAAAGGGATTCAAAGATGAATTATTAGAAGATGTTGTACGAATTATCACATCTAGAAGAAAAGTTTGGATAGATACCATGATGAAAGAAGAGTTAGGGCTAATCGAGGATGAAAGGAATCCATTTGATAGTTCTGTTAGTACTTTTGTTGGTTTTAATATCATTGGACTAATTCCATTAATTCCATTCATGATCTTTATGATGATTGGAATTGATCCAAATTCAGAAGCTTTTACTTATTCTACAGTATCGGTTCTCGCTGCATTTTTTCTAGTAGGAATGATTAAAGGAAAAATTGTTAAAAAATCAATGATGCGTTCAGGAATTATAACATTAATCATTGGCGGTATTGCAGCAAGTGTTGCATATATGGTAGGACATGGATTAAATTTTCTGGTTTCTTAG
- a CDS encoding APC family permease, whose product MSELKRHMGLFHLTMYGVGLILGAGIYVLIGEAVGIAGDSVWIAFALGSIVALFAGLSYAELSSVFPKAAAEYVFIKNAFKNNFFAFIIGWLTAITSIITAATVALGFGGYFAEFVDIPIITSAMGLLIILSIVNFVGIRESSWTNTIFTIIEASGLILIIIIGFTFSSPEPVNYLESPSGFTGIAIAFVLIFFAFIGFEDMANIAEEVRKPRKTIPRAIILSVLISGIIYILVSLAVVRVVNWEELATSAAPIALVAERGLGSEAHILLSSIALFAITNTVLITLVAGSRMFYGMAREKVFPSILGKIHFKTKTPWIAVFMILIISLAFTLIGDIVIVANITVFAIVITFAAVNLAVIVLRYTEPDMERKFRIPINIGKFPILPLFGLGISIYMGFQFEIEVVLVGLVIIGIGAVFYKISKNSTTKSSNISQI is encoded by the coding sequence ATGTCTGAATTAAAGCGGCACATGGGACTCTTTCATCTTACCATGTATGGTGTGGGTTTGATTCTGGGTGCAGGCATCTATGTCTTAATTGGAGAAGCTGTAGGTATTGCAGGAGATTCTGTATGGATTGCATTTGCATTAGGATCAATAGTTGCATTGTTTGCAGGATTAAGTTATGCTGAATTATCATCAGTATTTCCAAAAGCTGCTGCAGAATATGTTTTCATTAAAAATGCATTTAAAAATAATTTTTTTGCATTTATAATAGGATGGTTAACTGCAATCACATCAATAATTACTGCTGCAACAGTGGCATTAGGGTTTGGTGGGTATTTTGCTGAATTTGTAGATATTCCGATTATTACTTCTGCTATGGGTTTGTTAATTATTCTTTCAATTGTAAATTTTGTAGGAATTAGAGAGTCATCGTGGACTAATACTATTTTTACGATAATTGAAGCTTCAGGATTAATACTGATAATTATTATTGGCTTTACATTTAGTAGTCCAGAACCTGTAAATTATCTTGAAAGTCCATCTGGATTTACTGGAATTGCTATTGCGTTTGTCTTGATATTTTTTGCATTTATTGGATTTGAAGATATGGCAAATATTGCTGAAGAAGTGAGAAAACCTAGAAAAACAATTCCTAGAGCAATAATTTTATCAGTTTTAATATCTGGGATAATATACATTCTAGTTTCATTAGCTGTAGTACGAGTTGTAAATTGGGAAGAACTTGCAACTTCAGCTGCTCCAATAGCACTAGTAGCTGAAAGGGGATTAGGTTCAGAAGCACATATTTTACTTTCATCAATTGCTCTTTTTGCCATAACAAATACTGTTTTGATTACACTTGTTGCAGGCTCTAGAATGTTTTATGGAATGGCAAGAGAAAAAGTATTTCCATCAATATTAGGAAAAATTCATTTTAAAACAAAAACTCCTTGGATTGCAGTTTTTATGATTCTGATAATTTCATTGGCTTTTACATTAATTGGGGATATTGTAATTGTTGCAAACATTACAGTTTTTGCAATTGTGATAACTTTTGCTGCAGTAAATTTGGCAGTTATTGTTTTACGTTATACAGAACCTGATATGGAACGAAAATTCAGAATTCCTATAAATATTGGTAAATTCCCAATTCTTCCGCTATTTGGATTAGGGATTTCAATCTATATGGGATTTCAATTTGAAATAGAGGTTGTGCTTGTAGGATTGGTAATTATTGGAATTGGTGCAGTTTTCTACAAGATTTCTAAAAATTCCACAACTAAATCCAGTAATATATCTCAAATTTGA